From one Nitrospira sp. MA-1 genomic stretch:
- a CDS encoding M1 family aminopeptidase, whose translation MSFSHPILPPAIQVPSFILALAWLWLASASPLQANPLTPIHHKLEIELNPDTHAMTGLDTINLPPSHRANSSVSFILNPQLTIDRVEFNGKLLPVPPPSEGQTVQPGSTRRVIEIPLPPLDGPDQPAVLTLTYHGQIDDSPTASGGLRFVRPDDTNGHIGPNGVYLTYETFWYPTWEQTLSTYDLTLRLPSDWEAITQGREVANAVTDGHRTTHWRVNLPSEALTLAANHFVVQKQEWKGIQLATYLYPEDAHLATQYIEATIDYLQMYTELLGPYPFTKFAVVENFFPSGLGLPSFTLLGEGVIRRGYTQPYSLGHEIVHSWFGNSVFNNFAQGNWVEGLTTYLSNYYYDEARGNQQEAFNTRRRMVYEYNLYAEPDKEYPVRAFHHKETRLDNAIGYQKTAMAFHMLRQEMGDVAFFKGVRGIIQEGTGTYLEWNDLLRIFSKAAERDLGWFFHQWIDQPGAPTLDIQDILIQEDPTQQGRFTLTGTILQDEPVFTIRLPLHLHLQGERIHEAVLNVNQAAQPFTLHLPANPTTLAIDPEHHLLLGLHRAQIPPMLNRWETDTRRILIRPQTMTTDEAQSLETLLQRLETQPGIETILSDDPVISESASYLVIGSSAQRILESGSFNSCEKSIDMHPGHISIQEQTFEGPEMAFLISCAHPRDANHTVTFFFGWSPDAVTPVSRLLFFYGWDSYLVFQQGKVIARGMFQPVHSAREIILHSP comes from the coding sequence GTGAGTTTCAGTCACCCAATCCTTCCTCCAGCAATTCAAGTCCCATCATTTATCCTGGCGTTGGCATGGCTGTGGCTGGCGAGCGCGAGTCCGCTCCAAGCCAACCCATTGACGCCCATTCACCATAAATTAGAGATTGAACTGAATCCTGACACCCATGCCATGACCGGATTGGACACCATCAATCTTCCACCATCCCATCGCGCCAACTCATCCGTCTCCTTCATCCTGAATCCTCAACTCACAATCGATCGGGTCGAATTCAACGGCAAATTGCTTCCGGTCCCTCCCCCCTCTGAAGGCCAGACCGTGCAGCCGGGATCAACGCGTCGGGTTATTGAAATTCCCCTGCCTCCCCTTGACGGTCCGGACCAACCGGCGGTCCTCACACTGACGTACCATGGGCAGATTGATGATTCTCCAACAGCCTCGGGCGGACTTCGCTTTGTCAGGCCGGATGACACCAACGGACATATTGGACCCAACGGCGTGTATCTGACGTATGAAACATTCTGGTATCCCACCTGGGAACAGACCCTTTCGACGTATGATCTCACCCTCCGCCTCCCTTCAGACTGGGAAGCAATCACCCAGGGCCGGGAAGTTGCCAATGCCGTTACCGACGGGCACCGAACCACCCATTGGAGAGTGAACCTTCCGAGTGAAGCGTTGACGTTGGCTGCCAATCATTTTGTGGTGCAGAAACAGGAATGGAAAGGCATTCAACTCGCCACCTACCTCTACCCGGAAGACGCCCACCTGGCTACGCAATATATAGAAGCGACCATCGACTACCTTCAAATGTATACCGAGCTCCTGGGTCCTTACCCGTTTACAAAATTTGCTGTCGTGGAAAATTTTTTCCCAAGCGGACTTGGACTCCCCTCATTCACCCTCCTAGGAGAAGGAGTGATTCGGCGCGGATATACCCAACCCTATTCTCTTGGCCATGAAATCGTCCATTCCTGGTTCGGAAATTCTGTCTTTAATAACTTTGCTCAAGGCAACTGGGTGGAAGGGCTCACCACCTATCTCTCCAATTACTATTATGACGAGGCCAGGGGCAATCAGCAGGAGGCCTTCAACACCCGACGACGGATGGTCTATGAATATAATCTGTATGCGGAGCCGGACAAGGAATATCCGGTACGGGCCTTCCACCACAAAGAAACCAGGCTGGATAATGCCATTGGGTACCAAAAAACCGCCATGGCATTTCACATGCTTCGCCAGGAAATGGGAGACGTGGCATTTTTCAAGGGGGTTCGCGGGATTATTCAGGAAGGGACCGGAACCTATCTGGAGTGGAACGATCTTCTCCGGATATTTTCAAAAGCCGCTGAAAGAGACCTCGGGTGGTTTTTTCATCAATGGATCGATCAACCCGGTGCTCCAACCCTGGATATCCAGGACATCCTTATCCAGGAAGATCCCACGCAACAGGGACGATTCACATTGACGGGAACAATCCTGCAGGACGAACCCGTATTCACCATCCGTCTTCCCCTCCATCTCCATCTCCAAGGAGAACGCATTCATGAAGCCGTTCTCAATGTGAATCAGGCCGCACAACCTTTTACCCTGCATCTCCCCGCAAATCCAACGACACTCGCCATTGATCCCGAGCACCATCTTCTCCTCGGCCTTCACCGTGCACAAATTCCGCCCATGTTGAATAGGTGGGAAACCGACACCCGTCGCATTCTCATCAGACCTCAGACCATGACCACGGATGAGGCGCAAAGCCTGGAAACGCTGCTTCAACGTCTTGAGACACAACCCGGCATTGAGACCATCCTATCCGATGATCCGGTCATTTCTGAATCGGCCTCATATCTGGTCATCGGATCCTCTGCCCAACGCATATTAGAATCCGGTTCCTTCAATAGTTGTGAAAAAAGCATAGACATGCATCCGGGACACATCTCCATTCAGGAACAGACATTCGAAGGCCCGGAGATGGCCTTCCTGATTTCTTGCGCCCATCCCCGGGATGCGAACCATACCGTCACATTTTTTTTCGGGTGGTCTCCTGATGCCGTTACGCCCGTTTCACGGCTGTTGTTTTTTTACGGGTGGGATAGCTATCTGGTTTTCCAACAAGGAAAAGTGATTGCCCGGGGGATGTTTCAACCCGTACACTCTGCACGCGAGATTATTCTCCATTCACCGTGA
- the ftsY gene encoding signal recognition particle-docking protein FtsY — MKWVERLQNGLAKTRQSVQKSLRRLGRGHLDPVALEEVEASLLEADVGIHTIEQFLEMLKDKTRVFSGTDPTAVLHTLLMDILRKGETEPLEQLIRRGPRPFIILTIGINGVGKTTTIAKLGNQLKQQGLHTLFVAGDTFRAAAIEQLDIWGKRTGIEVIKQKQGSDPAAVVFDGMVAAKARNVDVVLIDTAGRLHTKINLMDELKKIKRIIAREMPGAPHETLLVLDGTLGQNAIAQARQFHESLGVTGLALTKLDGTSKGGVVVAIVDELNLPIRLIGVGEGEADLQDFNASAFVEALLPRDPP; from the coding sequence ATGAAATGGGTTGAACGTCTTCAAAATGGATTAGCAAAAACACGCCAGTCCGTGCAAAAGTCATTGCGTCGCCTGGGGCGGGGCCACCTGGACCCCGTCGCCCTGGAAGAGGTCGAAGCCAGTCTCCTGGAAGCCGATGTCGGCATACACACCATCGAGCAATTCCTTGAGATGCTTAAAGATAAAACTCGGGTGTTCAGCGGGACCGATCCGACAGCGGTCCTCCATACTCTTCTCATGGACATTCTTCGTAAGGGCGAGACCGAACCGCTGGAACAACTCATTCGACGCGGCCCACGTCCCTTTATTATCTTGACCATAGGCATCAACGGTGTCGGCAAAACCACGACCATTGCCAAACTCGGGAACCAGTTGAAGCAACAAGGGTTACACACACTCTTTGTCGCCGGCGACACTTTCCGGGCTGCGGCAATTGAACAATTGGATATTTGGGGAAAGCGCACAGGCATCGAGGTGATCAAGCAGAAGCAGGGCTCCGATCCTGCCGCCGTGGTGTTTGATGGCATGGTCGCCGCGAAAGCACGAAATGTGGACGTCGTCCTCATCGATACCGCCGGACGGCTGCACACCAAAATCAATTTAATGGATGAATTGAAAAAGATCAAACGAATCATTGCGCGGGAAATGCCCGGCGCCCCCCACGAAACCCTCCTCGTCCTGGATGGCACATTGGGGCAGAATGCCATTGCACAAGCCCGACAATTCCATGAGTCACTCGGCGTCACCGGATTAGCCTTGACCAAACTGGATGGAACCTCCAAAGGCGGAGTGGTCGTGGCAATCGTCGACGAACTCAATCTTCCCATTCGTTTGATCGGCGTAGGAGAAGGAGAAGCGGACCTCCAGGATTTTAACGCTTCAGCGTTTGTCGAGGCCTTACTCCCAAGGGACCCCCCCTAG